From Diospyros lotus cultivar Yz01 chromosome 4, ASM1463336v1, whole genome shotgun sequence, a single genomic window includes:
- the LOC127799579 gene encoding dirigent protein 9-like, giving the protein MAKTNILKVTIFLLLQLITTGSTSSARILDEVEDPQPPITADSPAVGFVDDPKADDVPPVAGTAATLPNGQIPATATATGTGTNTPGVGAAPLAVPSTSTGLPNGVAPVIAPSVTEAPDAADAAPVVATPIATSPSGASSISATVAEHPQLSFFMHDILGGTHPSGRVVTGIVANSDDNNLPFSKPNNQVFPISGGVPLNTFTGVVNDNNAPSLVGLNGSPGSTVIQNSGNNNIVNGGNNLPFVTAGQLPAGLTLQQLMFGSITVVDNELTQGHELGSAVLGKMQGFYLSSSLDGTSHTLVLTALLHGGEHDVDDTISFFGIHRTGSPVSQIALIGGTGKYENAKGYATIETLPQQDQHTTDGVETITEFSVYLTL; this is encoded by the coding sequence ATGGCCAAAACTAATATTTTGAAGGTCACCATCTTTCTCTTGTTGCAACTCATCACTACTGGATCCACCAGCTCCGCCCGGATCCTTGATGAAGTGGAGGATCCACAACCCCCAATCACAGCCGACTCACCCGCAGTAGGATTTGTCGATGATCCTAAAGCCGATGATGTGCCACCTGTGGCAGGCACCGCTGCAACATTACCAAATGGCCAAATCCCGGCCACTGCTACTGCTACTGGTACCGGTACCAATACTCCTGGTGTTGGTGCAGCGCCTCTAGCTGTGCCCTCCACGTCCACGGGCCTGCCAAATGGAGTCGCCCCAGTTATTGCCCCTAGTGTCACAGAAGCCCCTGATGCCGCCGATGCGGCACCAGTAGTAGCAACTCCGATTGCGACATCTCCAAGCGGGGCATCCTCCATATCCGCCACGGTAGCAGAACACCCTCAATTGTCCTTCTTCATGCATGACATCCTGGGGGGAACACACCCTTCAGGCAGGGTGGTCACCGGAATTGTGGCCAACTCAGATGATAACAACCTCCCTTTCTCCAAACCTAACAATCAAGTCTTCCCTATTAGTGGCGGTGTTCCCCTCAACACTTTCACTGGTGTCGTTAACGACAACAATGCCCCATCCCTTGTAGGCCTAAATGGCTCCCCAGGCTCCACTGTCATACAAAACAGTGGCAACAACAACATAGTCAATGGTGGCAACAACTTGCCCTTCGTCACTGCTGGCCAGCTTCCAGCTGGCTTAACTCTTCAGCAGCTCATGTTTGGCTCCATTACTGTCGTTGACAATGAGTTAACCCAGGGCCATGAGCTGGGCTCGGCCGTGTTAGGCAAGATGCAAGGTTTTTACTTGTCAAGCTCTTTGGATGGTACTAGTCACACGCTTGTGTTAACAGCTCTGCTCCATGGTGGTGAGCATGATGTTGACGACACTATTAGTTTCTTTGGAATTCATCGCACTGGATCCCCGGTCTCTCAGATTGCTCTCATTGGTGGCACGGGCAAGTATGAGAATGCTAAAGGGTACGCCACGATTGAGACCCTTCCCCAGCAGGATCAACACACAACTGATGGTGTAGAAACAATCACAGAGTTCAGTGTTTACCTCACCCTTTGA
- the LOC127799578 gene encoding uncharacterized protein LOC127799578: MASKEQTPSVVARLMGLDKLPPQQLVNKPCRVLSENYLRKSSSIGLLEERSYKERDSLKVKYGKMKELINVLEVTEAPSIGRQGIWSGEWGQAKTSTTEVNIPIERQKLSDAKSLPTNEDLLNSKEFDDVMKELDSDKDLLLSHPQRPDSLFMNHLPDLQFFQPHIKSTHLKSLKFSNASYGRKHEIFRMSGRRTSRLNILRSLQKLDGDFVRHHRCGLATDCSPPLMKSQSKLKDEKPLFLPKIVVLKENLGNALNSARPSPSSSEEDSLPCDGKCTEFSEKNVELHNQAVARNLLATNKDPSTHGFRVAREHEKCISRQIMHNINSSSRVVSKIIIPPWLSSNAYKNGFRSRYPPSNWSFFERKIKEGLSERWKTTSRCTTLSSMLAMPARETRPRNLNYKLNISGLNKWSRDGEADLANPFGIISSWNGLKEESVEILTRSESRHTGSINSEIPKSRSTTRFVHDDRYLTLEESVRQQQQSQGKNDLRKQNCSKKEISDIGVSIFINKKDQNFSCADSMETQDELKNNCGKSDLSRISDLDSIFPSLSINVSSSSLDSEIEAVAETQNVGISFGTPEQQQSEPAACMPSMENGLDSDVLNASGRQYSSTKFHKEPLDSSSCGKIGPEFHMSWGEGYSPSPNSVLELPFSEEKLSGSEFFHGIGAEYLHGLQMQLQLLESESEETKSEDHEMVVSSDEDNGDRSVGLAEDSRKLEGLFQVESRNFSYLVDVLDEAGFQGSNTQMGLGAWQSPCCPVNPSVFDRLEKKYGDQTSWEKSERRLLFELLNLGLKDILQPCMDVFAWGKPLRKRLNLSLSRSVIEEELWMFLVSQEKEASKELAVDGMRWLELWDDIDFIVCEIEKFLFDELAAEIVSIESCMNHS, encoded by the exons ATGGCATCCAAAGAACAAACGCCAAGTGTCGTTGCCAGATTGATGGGTCTTGACAAATTGCCACCCCAGCAGCTTGTTAACAAACCTTGCCGAGTgctttctgaaaattatttgcGGAAAAGTTCTTCCATTGGTTTACTAGAGGAGCGATCATATAAGGAAAGAGATTCATTAAAGGTAAAGtatggaaaaatgaaagaacttATCAATGTGCTTGAAGTGACAGAGGCACCATCAATTGGTAGACAAGGTATCTGGTCAGGCGAATGGGGGCAAGCAAAGACAAGCACAACTGAAGTGAATATACCAATTGAAAGGCAGAAATTGAGTGATGCAAAATCTCTTCCAACCAATGAGGATCTCTTGAATTCAAAAGAATTTGATGATGTAATGAAAGAGCTAGATTCTGATAAGGATCTTCTACTGAGCCATCCCCAGCGACCAGATTCTTTATTTATGAATCATCtccctgatctacaatttttccAACCACATATCAAGTCCACTCACTTAAAATCTTTGAAGTTTTCAAATGCTTCTTACGGTAGAAAACATGAAATATTCAGGATGTCTGGAAGGAGAACTTCAAGATTGAATATTTTGAGATCACTTCAGAAGCTTGATGGTGATTTTGTGAGACATCACCGTTGTGGCCTTGCTACTGATTGTTCCCCTCCATTGATGAAGTCTCAATCAAAGTTAAAGGATGAGAAACCTCTTTTCCTTCCAAAGATTGTTGTCCTAAAAGAAAATCTTGGAAATGCACTGAACTCTGCAAGGCCATCTCCATCTAGTTCTGAGGAAGACTCTCTGCCTTGCGATGGAAAGTGCACGGAGTTTTCTGAAAAAAATGTAGAATTACATAATCAAGCAGTAGCAAGGAATTTATTGGCTACCAATAAGGATCCTTCTACACATGGTTTTAGAGTAGCAAGGGAGCATGAAAAATGCATTTCCAGACAAATAATGCATAATATCAACAGCAGTTCGAGAGTGGTCTCAAAGATAATAATACCTCCTTGGTTAAGTTCCAATGCTTACAAGAATGGCTTCCGAAGCAGATATCCTCCTTCAAATTGGTcattttttgagagaaaaataaaggaggGGCTCTCAGAAAGGTGGAAAACGACCAGTAGGTGTACCACCCTCAGTTCAATGCTTGCTATGCCTGCTCGAGAAACTAGGCCCAGAAATTTGAACTACAAGCTCAATATAAGTGGCCTGAACAAATGGTCAAGGGATGGAGAAGCAGACTTGGCCAATCCTTTTGGTATTATCAGTAGCTGGAATGGCTTGAAAGAGGAGAGTGTGGAAATATTAACAAGATCAGAATCTCGTCATACAGGTTCTATCAACTCTGAAATTCCTAAATCTAGGAGCACAACTAGATTTGTCCATGATGATAGATATTTGACATTGGAAGAATCTGTTCGACAACAGCAACAATCTCAGGGAAAAAATGACTTAAGGAAGCAGAATTGTTCCAAAAAGGAGATTTCAGACATTGGAGTTTCTATATTTATCAATAAGAAAGATCAAAATTTTTCTTGTGCTGATTCCATGGAGACTCAGGATGAGCTGAAAAACAATTGTGGGAAGAGTGATCTATCTAGAATATCTGATCTGGATTCTATATTTCCTAGCCTATCAATTAATGTTTCTTCCTCAAGTCTGGATTCAGAAATAGAAGCAGTTGCAGAGACTCAGAATGTGGGAATATCTTTTGGAACCCCTGAACAGCAGCAGTCTGAACCAGCAGCGTGCATGCCGTCCATGGAAAATGGCCTTGATTCTGATGTCTTAAATGCTTCTGGCAGACAG TATTCATCAACTAAATTCCATAAAGAACCACTGGATTCCTCTAGCTGTGGCAAAATTGGGCCAGAATTTCACATGAGCTGGGGAGAAGGGTATTCTCCAAGTCCGAATTCAGTTTTGGAACTACCttttagtgaagaaaaattatCTGGCTCTGAATTTTTTCATGGCATTGGTGCTGAGTACCTTCATG GTTTACAAATGCAGCTTCAACTTCTGGAATCTGAGTCAGAAGAAACAAAATCAGAAGATCATGAAATGGTTGTGTCAAGTGATGAAGACAATGGCGATAGATCTGTTGGTCTTGCTGAAGACAGCAGAAAATTAGAGGGATTGTTCCAAGTTGAGAGCAGGAATTTCTCTTATCTAGTTGATGTTTTAGATGAAGCAGGCTTCCAAGGTAGCAACACGCAAATGGGATTGGGAGCATGGCAGTCTCCCTGCTGTCCAGTGAACCCTTCAGTGTTTGATAGGTTAGAGAAGAAATATGGTGACCAGACATCTTGGGAGAAGTCTGAAAGGAGGCTTCTGTTTGAGCTTTTAAACTTGGGGTTGAAGGACATTCTCCAGCCATGCATGGATGTATTTGCATGGGGAAAACCTTTGAGAAAAAGGCTTAACCTTTCTCTCAGCCGTAGCGTAATTGAGGAAGAGTTGTGGATGTTTCTGGTGAGCCAGGAGAAGGAAGCAAGCAAGGAATTGGCAGTGGATGGGATGAGGTGGCTTGAGTTGTGGGATGATATTGATTTCATTGTTTGCGAAATAGAGAAATTTTTGTTCGATGAGTTAGCAGCTGAAATAGTTAGCATTGAGAGTTGTATGAATCATAGCTAG